A single region of the Mesotoga sp. BH458_6_3_2_1 genome encodes:
- the lepA gene encoding translation elongation factor 4, whose product MYNRDRIRNISIIAHIDHGKTTLVDRLLDITDTVDRRHKQDQFMDSMDIERERGITIKSKSVKLNYLAEDGLTYEINIIDTPGHVDFNYEVSRSLAACEGAILLVDASQGVEAQTVGNTYLAIENDLELIPVLNKIDIPNANIEETLAEIVDLIGYTPEDCLQASAKTGQGVKEILESVVRKVSAPSGTLEAPLKALIFDAIYDKYRGVVVHVRIFDGSVKEGDKIQMMASGETFEVVEVGYFLPQMEKTDSLDAGEVGYIVAVIKDVSSAKIGDTITSANNPTGEALPGYKEAKPMVYAGMFPGMPEYYDELRKALDKFKLNDAALVFEPENSPALGFGFRVGFLGLLHMDVVRERLEREFEIACILTAPNVVYRVTSQNGEIIEITNPASFPEPGEFSKVEEPFVDLSIITPSEYMGNLIGFITSEKRGDFKAVENAGKNRVVMRFEAPLSEIMFDFFDRMKAISRGYASMDYEILGYRESDLVKVTILVNKETVDSLSFIVHVDKEYQVAKKVVDKLSELIPPHQFQIPIQAKSRGRIIARSDIKALRKDVLAKCYGGDVTRKMKLLENQKEGKKRMREIGQVTIPQNAFLAILRIGEEE is encoded by the coding sequence ATGTATAACAGAGATCGCATAAGGAACATATCGATAATTGCTCACATCGACCATGGGAAGACAACTCTCGTGGATCGGCTACTGGATATAACCGATACCGTAGACAGGAGACACAAGCAGGATCAGTTCATGGACTCGATGGATATCGAGCGGGAAAGAGGGATAACGATCAAATCGAAGTCCGTCAAGCTGAATTATCTTGCAGAAGACGGTCTTACTTACGAAATCAATATTATAGATACGCCGGGCCATGTCGACTTCAACTACGAAGTATCGAGAAGCCTTGCGGCTTGCGAGGGTGCGATACTTCTTGTGGATGCCTCTCAGGGAGTCGAGGCTCAGACGGTGGGGAACACATATCTCGCCATAGAGAACGATCTGGAGCTTATCCCCGTTCTTAACAAGATTGACATTCCGAATGCAAACATCGAGGAGACTCTGGCAGAAATCGTCGATTTGATCGGCTATACACCTGAAGACTGTCTTCAGGCCAGCGCGAAGACTGGCCAGGGTGTAAAAGAGATTCTGGAATCGGTGGTGCGCAAGGTTTCGGCTCCTTCGGGAACATTGGAGGCCCCTCTCAAGGCCTTGATTTTCGACGCGATCTACGACAAGTACAGGGGAGTCGTGGTCCACGTAAGAATCTTTGACGGGAGTGTCAAAGAGGGTGACAAGATACAGATGATGGCCTCCGGTGAAACCTTCGAAGTTGTTGAAGTGGGATACTTCCTTCCTCAAATGGAAAAGACCGATTCTCTCGATGCAGGTGAGGTGGGCTACATCGTTGCAGTTATAAAGGACGTATCGAGCGCGAAGATCGGCGACACTATCACCTCTGCAAATAATCCGACCGGTGAAGCTCTTCCTGGGTACAAAGAGGCGAAGCCGATGGTCTACGCAGGAATGTTTCCGGGGATGCCAGAGTACTACGACGAACTGAGAAAGGCGCTCGACAAGTTCAAATTGAACGACGCCGCACTGGTTTTCGAGCCTGAAAACTCTCCGGCGTTGGGCTTTGGCTTCAGGGTGGGTTTTCTCGGCCTGCTTCATATGGATGTCGTAAGGGAGAGGCTTGAAAGAGAGTTTGAAATAGCCTGTATTTTAACGGCTCCAAACGTCGTCTACAGAGTGACGTCTCAGAACGGAGAAATAATCGAGATAACAAATCCCGCAAGTTTTCCTGAGCCCGGAGAGTTCTCTAAAGTCGAGGAACCCTTCGTCGACCTCTCGATCATCACTCCTTCGGAATATATGGGGAACTTAATAGGCTTCATCACTTCCGAGAAGAGAGGAGACTTCAAGGCGGTCGAAAATGCCGGAAAGAACCGTGTCGTAATGCGTTTTGAGGCGCCCTTGTCAGAGATAATGTTTGATTTCTTTGACAGGATGAAGGCCATTTCTCGAGGGTATGCCTCCATGGATTACGAAATACTTGGTTACCGTGAATCGGATCTTGTGAAAGTCACTATTCTTGTCAACAAGGAGACCGTCGATTCGCTTTCTTTCATCGTTCATGTGGACAAGGAGTATCAAGTTGCAAAGAAAGTAGTTGACAAGTTGAGCGAACTGATCCCTCCGCATCAGTTCCAGATTCCCATACAGGCAAAATCGAGAGGACGGATAATCGCGAGAAGCGACATAAAGGCCCTCCGTAAAGACGTTTTGGCGAAGTGCTATGGCGGAGATGTGACGAGAAAGATGAAGCTCCTGGAGAATCAGAAAGAGGGAAAGAAGAGAATGCGGGAGATCGGTCAGGTAACGATTCCGCAGAACGCCTTCCTGGCAATTCTTAGAATTGGCGAAGAAGAATGA
- a CDS encoding carbohydrate ABC transporter permease gives MPYSRRSKKYWKETWQAYLFLLPSIAILGVFVFWPIGFSLVLSFFKWDYTSTTRYFIGFDNYKELFRLTYPVSLSFVNSLINTAVYIVVVLVIVQALYHLFGLLSKYDKTEKSHALLYAIYFAAVAGFVLLRNSSPDLTAAGLFAGLGLMGFGLFILMRRRGSLQWKKMKSSQWSTLLLIAAVYYAFAYLILSQSADFVQYFTLAKESSDFLKSIYNTVYYVLLSVPTQIVLALIIAMLLNKNIKMRSLFRTAYFIPFVTSVVAVSLVWQWMFNDQFGLLNYILSIFNLPRIAWLKEEVWTIPTIAIVSVWQHVGYTTVIFLAGLQNIDRSYYEAADVDGASGWQKFKFITWPLLSGTTFFIMIITMIGSFKVFSQIFILYQGLPGPVNKSGLTLVYYVFDAFYNQQRMGVASAAAYVLFMIILVLTMVQLYVGKKRVHYEG, from the coding sequence TTGCCCTACAGCAGGCGCTCGAAGAAGTACTGGAAGGAAACCTGGCAAGCATATCTTTTCCTGCTGCCTTCGATTGCAATCTTAGGTGTCTTTGTTTTCTGGCCCATCGGATTTTCACTTGTACTCAGCTTTTTCAAATGGGATTACACTTCGACAACCCGTTACTTCATCGGTTTCGATAACTATAAGGAGCTCTTCAGACTCACATATCCGGTTTCGCTGAGCTTCGTTAATTCGTTGATAAACACTGCCGTCTACATTGTGGTCGTTCTCGTAATTGTTCAGGCTCTGTACCATCTTTTCGGTCTGCTGAGCAAGTACGACAAGACCGAAAAGAGTCATGCTCTTCTGTATGCGATCTATTTTGCGGCCGTCGCAGGTTTTGTTTTGCTTCGCAATTCCTCGCCTGATTTAACGGCGGCAGGTCTGTTTGCCGGTCTGGGGTTGATGGGTTTCGGGCTTTTCATACTGATGCGCAGGAGAGGCAGTCTTCAGTGGAAGAAAATGAAGTCGAGTCAGTGGTCGACTCTGCTCTTGATCGCGGCCGTCTATTACGCCTTTGCATATCTGATTTTGAGTCAGAGCGCGGATTTTGTGCAGTACTTCACGCTCGCCAAAGAAAGTTCAGACTTCCTTAAATCGATCTACAACACGGTTTATTACGTTCTTCTGTCCGTTCCGACGCAAATAGTGCTGGCGCTGATCATAGCGATGCTTCTGAACAAGAACATCAAGATGCGCTCTCTATTCAGGACTGCGTACTTCATACCCTTTGTTACATCGGTGGTTGCCGTTTCACTGGTATGGCAGTGGATGTTCAACGACCAGTTTGGATTGCTCAACTACATTCTCTCGATCTTCAACTTGCCTAGAATCGCCTGGCTTAAAGAAGAGGTGTGGACGATTCCTACGATAGCCATAGTCTCTGTATGGCAGCACGTTGGATACACCACCGTAATCTTTCTCGCCGGCCTTCAGAATATAGACAGATCATATTACGAAGCGGCCGATGTAGATGGCGCAAGCGGCTGGCAGAAATTCAAGTTCATCACCTGGCCGCTGCTTTCGGGCACGACCTTCTTCATAATGATAATTACGATGATTGGTTCGTTCAAGGTTTTCTCTCAGATCTTCATTCTTTACCAGGGTCTTCCCGGACCGGTCAACAAGAGCGGACTGACACTGGTCTATTACGTATTTGACGCCTTCTACAATCAGCAGAGAATGGGAGTGGCTAGTGCTGCCGCATACGTTCTCTTCATGATAATTCTGGTCTTGACAATGGTGCAGTTATATGTGGGCAAGAAGCGTGTCCACTATGAGGGTTGA
- a CDS encoding deoxyribonuclease IV, translating to MIRLGAHMSTSKGFDKVPKDTVAIGGNTFQIFPHSPRMWRASLPKEEMASSFIDEMKEKSLDPFDCMVHSGYLVNIASPNEEVWEKSVNLLSLEMKITAALGLKYLNFHPGSHLGDGLQEGVERILKGLEMVLGENQENDVILLLENVAAKGNHIGSSFDELEMIIEGSAQPERIGITYDTCHGFDSGFEIRTNEGVLKLIDEIDSKVGYEKLMMIHLNDSKFPLGAAKDRHEMIGKGYIGKEDGFRVFLSNERIQEKPWLLETPGDDADHALEIKYIRELLG from the coding sequence ATGATAAGACTTGGAGCACACATGTCGACCTCAAAGGGCTTTGACAAAGTCCCTAAAGACACGGTGGCAATCGGCGGAAACACCTTTCAGATTTTCCCACACAGTCCGAGGATGTGGAGAGCCTCACTTCCAAAGGAGGAGATGGCATCCAGCTTCATCGATGAGATGAAAGAGAAATCGCTTGATCCTTTCGATTGCATGGTTCATTCCGGTTACCTGGTGAACATCGCCTCTCCCAACGAAGAGGTCTGGGAAAAATCCGTGAACCTTCTTTCCCTTGAGATGAAGATCACCGCCGCTTTGGGTCTGAAGTATCTGAACTTCCATCCCGGAAGCCATCTTGGTGACGGGCTGCAGGAAGGAGTAGAGAGAATACTGAAAGGGCTTGAAATGGTGCTTGGTGAGAATCAGGAAAACGATGTGATTCTTCTTCTCGAGAATGTGGCGGCGAAAGGGAATCACATAGGGAGTAGTTTTGACGAGCTGGAAATGATAATCGAGGGTTCGGCGCAACCTGAAAGGATCGGAATAACTTACGATACCTGTCACGGTTTTGATTCCGGTTTCGAGATAAGAACCAATGAAGGAGTGCTGAAGCTCATCGATGAAATAGATTCTAAGGTTGGCTATGAAAAGTTGATGATGATACATCTTAACGACAGTAAATTTCCACTCGGCGCCGCAAAGGATCGGCACGAAATGATAGGTAAGGGTTACATCGGCAAGGAGGACGGATTCAGAGTGTTTCTCTCAAATGAAAGAATCCAGGAAAAGCCATGGTTGCTGGAGACACCGGGAGACGACGCGGATCATGCTTTGGAGATAAAGTACATTAGAGAACTTCTCGGATAG
- a CDS encoding CTP synthase has protein sequence MKKKYVVVTGGVISGIGKGILSASIARVMKECGVEVNTLKIDPYLNLDAGTMNPNQHGEVFVTEDGYEADLDLGHYERFLGKDMRRENNMTAGQVFKSIIDKERKGDYLGATVQMVPHVTDEIKSRIRKVPGDLIMIEIGGTVGDIEGEIFLEAVRELWVEEGPENFLFIHVTYVPYLRVTNEFKTKPTQQSVQLLRRIGIQPQMIAVRSELPIEENELGKIALFGGLDRQMVYNLPDSENVYDVPRIVYSYGIHRKIAAWLNLEIEERFDWNYPRTFVPTRIVIVGKYLGTDDAYKSISESITLCGASKPDVIDSQCFEEMTEEQIKNELCKYDGIIIPGGFGKRGIEGKLAVIKAAREEDIPILGICLGMQLMVIEFARNVLHYENANSTEFDPLTPYPVIDMMEEQKAIMKLGGTMRLGAQETPIEEGTVLMDAYNEKLAFERHRHRYEVNLERFPDLFRNPGEKDENRLTISSLATFVEAIELPEKRFFLGIQYHPEFRSKVGNPNPVFELFVKRVREKRRNQ, from the coding sequence ATGAAGAAGAAGTACGTAGTTGTAACTGGAGGCGTAATCAGCGGGATTGGTAAGGGGATCCTCTCAGCCTCAATAGCGAGGGTTATGAAGGAATGCGGAGTCGAGGTGAACACTCTTAAGATAGATCCGTATCTGAATCTAGATGCCGGAACTATGAACCCGAACCAGCATGGAGAAGTGTTCGTTACCGAAGACGGATACGAAGCCGATCTCGACCTCGGTCATTACGAGAGGTTTCTCGGGAAGGACATGAGAAGAGAGAACAACATGACCGCAGGCCAGGTCTTCAAGTCGATTATTGACAAGGAGAGAAAGGGTGACTATCTGGGAGCCACAGTGCAGATGGTACCTCACGTCACGGATGAGATAAAGTCGAGGATCAGGAAAGTCCCTGGAGACCTTATAATGATAGAAATAGGCGGTACCGTCGGGGACATCGAAGGCGAGATATTTCTTGAAGCGGTCCGTGAACTTTGGGTCGAAGAGGGCCCTGAAAACTTCTTGTTCATCCATGTGACCTACGTTCCATATCTGCGGGTCACTAATGAGTTCAAGACGAAGCCTACACAACAATCCGTTCAGCTGCTGAGAAGAATCGGTATCCAGCCTCAGATGATTGCCGTCAGATCGGAACTGCCGATTGAGGAGAACGAGCTCGGCAAGATCGCACTTTTCGGCGGTCTCGATAGACAGATGGTCTATAACCTTCCCGACTCCGAAAACGTATACGATGTTCCACGAATCGTATATTCATACGGGATTCACAGAAAGATTGCCGCATGGCTAAATCTCGAAATTGAGGAGCGTTTCGACTGGAATTATCCCAGAACCTTCGTTCCGACCAGAATAGTCATAGTGGGAAAATATCTTGGGACTGACGACGCCTATAAGAGCATTTCGGAAAGCATTACGCTTTGCGGCGCCAGCAAGCCCGACGTCATTGACTCGCAGTGCTTCGAAGAGATGACTGAAGAGCAGATAAAAAACGAGCTTTGTAAATACGACGGAATCATCATCCCTGGTGGTTTCGGCAAGCGAGGCATTGAAGGAAAGTTAGCTGTAATTAAGGCGGCAAGAGAGGAAGACATCCCTATCCTCGGTATCTGTCTGGGAATGCAGCTGATGGTTATCGAGTTTGCAAGAAACGTACTCCATTACGAAAACGCCAACTCAACGGAATTCGATCCTTTGACCCCATACCCGGTAATCGACATGATGGAAGAGCAGAAGGCAATTATGAAGCTCGGAGGTACAATGAGGCTTGGGGCGCAGGAGACTCCGATTGAAGAAGGTACGGTACTGATGGATGCATACAATGAGAAGTTAGCTTTCGAGAGGCACAGACATAGATACGAAGTCAATCTGGAGCGCTTCCCCGACCTCTTCAGAAATCCGGGAGAAAAGGATGAAAATAGACTGACGATCTCCTCTTTGGCGACCTTTGTTGAAGCAATAGAGCTGCCGGAGAAGCGATTCTTCCTCGGAATTCAATATCACCCGGAATTCCGGTCTAAGGTCGGCAATCCAAATCCGGTCTTCGAGCTCTTCGTCAAACGAGTCAGAGAGAAGAGAAGGAATCAATAG
- the folP gene encoding dihydropteroate synthase, producing the protein MVFSSGRVLDLSEPVIMGIVNATPDSFFPESRFGDTTAALNAAIRMLESGAAIVDVGGESSRPGAEKISVEEEIARVVPVIKQVREKKPQAVISIDTCNSVTAGAALAAGADIVNDITGLRSGEMVEVVSQSDAAVIIMHMRGDPSTMSQMTDYVDVVEEVSSWLVERAQRAIESGIRRDRIILDPGIGFAKTAEQSIEMLRNVDRFLQLGFPLLVGHSRKSFIAKLTGSPVENRLEETLSISTYLYLKGVDIIRVHDVQEHSRIFGILKILNPYGENGRE; encoded by the coding sequence GTGGTCTTCAGTAGCGGTAGGGTGCTTGATCTCTCCGAACCGGTCATCATGGGGATAGTCAATGCGACTCCCGACTCCTTCTTTCCTGAAAGCAGATTCGGCGACACTACCGCGGCCCTCAATGCTGCGATCAGAATGCTTGAAAGCGGGGCAGCGATCGTCGATGTCGGCGGTGAATCCTCGAGACCGGGGGCCGAAAAGATCTCGGTGGAAGAGGAGATCGCCAGAGTTGTTCCCGTAATAAAGCAAGTACGAGAAAAGAAGCCCCAGGCCGTTATCTCGATCGACACCTGCAACAGTGTGACCGCTGGAGCGGCCCTCGCGGCCGGTGCAGATATCGTCAACGACATTACCGGACTCAGGTCGGGAGAAATGGTTGAAGTTGTTTCACAAAGCGATGCGGCGGTTATCATAATGCACATGAGAGGAGACCCTTCGACGATGAGTCAGATGACAGATTACGTCGATGTAGTCGAGGAGGTCTCGTCCTGGCTCGTCGAAAGAGCGCAGAGGGCTATCGAATCAGGAATAAGGAGAGACAGAATAATTCTCGACCCCGGGATAGGTTTCGCCAAAACGGCGGAGCAGAGCATTGAAATGCTTAGAAACGTCGACCGCTTCTTGCAACTGGGCTTTCCCCTGCTGGTTGGCCATTCCAGAAAGAGTTTCATCGCGAAGCTCACGGGTAGCCCTGTTGAAAATAGGCTGGAAGAAACCCTCTCGATTTCGACTTATCTGTACCTTAAAGGAGTGGACATAATTCGCGTCCACGATGTTCAGGAGCACAGTCGAATCTTTGGTATACTTAAGATACTAAACCCATACGGAGAAAATGGGAGGGAATGA